The segment TATGTAcaagaaataaacaaagcaCTGATTGtacattaaaaacaattttcataaaaaaagggGGTATCTTGTACATTAAAAACAAAGCACTGATTGTACTCTAATCCTTATAGATTAGAGTATATTGTTCGAGAGTGGTTAACACAGCATACTTATCTCTTGTGGTTATAAGGATTCTACTTCCTGGAGCTAACCAATCAATTCTTCCAAGCAAATTTTCTATTTGCTTTTTTTCATCCACATCATCGAGAACTAGAAGAACTCTTTTATGGCGAAGTCTTTCCATTATCATAGTGATTCCTCTAGATATGTTGTCCACCTTTAAATTTCCATCCCCTAAGAACTTAGAAAGAAGTATCTCCTGTAGTTGTATTATGCCATCATTTGTCTGAGACCTTTCTTTAACATTCTCTAGAAAGAAGCTTCCTTCAAAGACATCACCAATTTTGTTATATACAGCTTTTGCAATTGTAGTCTTACCTATTCCCCTAAAGCCATGGATTAATGCCACCATTCGAGTATCATTTGACTCAATATTTAAAAGCTTTTCTATTTCTGTTGCACGAGAATCTAATCCAACAGTGTATTGAGCAATATATAAATGTGTGCGGCTGAATATTTTACTTGATATCCTTTCGATAATTTCCTGGATAAATTGTGATTCAGGACAGCTGCAAatcacatagcataaaaggcATGTTATGAAATGGATTATCTAGGAATTAGAATGTACATATGAAGATAAGcaaaattctaaatatatagtttttgcattttttttcccatttgcTACATGAATAAGGGGGGAGGGGAGGACCAGTTTGTGTGTTACAAATTACAATTAACTAGTAAGTAgtacattatttttttggtttgtttgtttgtttgttgagaaAAGTAAGCAgtacatttttaattaaagtaaatGGCCAAGTACATAATTCTTAGAATTGTCAACTaaactacaaataaatttaacagTTTGTCTTTTTAAATAGGAAATCAATTTTATTCTTCTATCAAGTACTTGCATGAAAACTCCGCTTAGGTGAGGAACCAAACTTATTGGAAACCCACATATGATACCTAAATGAAACGACTAAGAAATTTCTCTTaaaacttttctcaaaaaatactAGGAAGAAACTCTTAATTGGtaagattaaaattttctttgtagCTTAACTAGCAACTACCTTCATAGTTAAAGATATTATCAAAATAGAACACTTTCATGTAGTGGTTAtgacaaaacaataaaattaaaagatccATGAAATCATGAGATACATACATGTTATCGTAATGGAATCCAGACAAATTGCCAACTTCATTTAGAGCTGCCCTCCAAATCTGCACCTTGCCAATGTCATCCTCGAAATTTATTTCATGTTCAACCAATTCTACCCCAAACTTTCCCTTTTGCTTACGCACTTCTGATGGATCTATTCTATAAAAAACTGGTAAAACCAATTGACCAAGATTTTTCCTACACTCAAGAATCCAAACAAGTTCATCCAAACACCATTTGGAAGATGCATAATTTTCAGAGAGCACAATAATCGAAATCTTGGACCTTTTGATGGTATTGAGAAGTTCCTCTGAAATTTTTTCTCCCCTCCGAAGTTTATCGTCCATGAAGGTGTAAATTTGTTTGTCACATAAAGCTTGATACAAATGGCTCGTAAAATTGCGGCGGGTATCTAAACCTCTAAAACTCAAGAAGACATCATACTCCCACCAGTgagtagaagaagaagtggaAGTCATTGGAGTCTACATACCAGCAGAAGAATGAGAAGGTCAAAGATGTGATAAAATGGGAATTATAAAGGATGAGTGAACacatgaaaaagaaattacCTCTTTTTCATGACTGGAGGTTGAAGGTGGCGGTTGTGTGGCAACTTCAACACTGCCACCTTCAACATTGTGCAACCATCTAAGGAGGGAGAAGAGGCCGAGTACCCCCAAAAGTGCGCTGATTTCCATGCTTTTCTGAAACTCAAAATGTTCGAATCtaatgtcttttctttttgatttctGAACCAATATCTTTATAGTTAAAGCCTACAAAGATAAGCAAATGACTAGTACATACCCAACACCGAATCCCAACAAAAATGTCTTGTTGGGAACTTCCGTAGTTAAATAAATGACAAATAACAAGATTAATGGAGATAATAAAGAATACAAATGCACTCTTtacatttgaatgaaatttttttaagtttagtttTGTCAAGTTAAatcttttaagtttcaattttttttgtttattgagaattttaagtttcaaattttaaaagattAAGAAAACCCTCCAGTTTCATTTTTACCACTTACGGTCAACCTCTTCAACTAGTTGAGACAATAGTTGTAAATCAACGTTATGTATTTCGATTCATTTCACTCTAAAATCTAacatcaaaaaatcaaagaaagagaaaaagatgagAATAGAAGAGAAATTTAAAAGAGGCTCACGGTGATGAATGTGCGTGATGCTTCACCTTGAGAGAATTGCTATGGTAGGAATGAGTGAAGAAGATACTGATGTTTGCTGGCCTCTAGTTCACCATTTGCCACAACGCTTTTTGCAGTCCTTTTTTATTTGGAGAAGATCTGTGGAGATGGCCTTCAGTAAATTGCATCAAAATGAACCAACCTTTTCGAGTTTTTCTTTGTTCATCAGACTATCTGCTTCCAGTTTGTTTACCACACCATTCCAAGCAACAGTTTGTAAAGATGAAATGATGTAATAAAAGTAGGAGACTGAAATATCTCCATGAAAGAAAGACTTTGAGAAGCTGGCCAATCAGTGGGGTAGGAAAATTCTTTGAAGCTTCATCTTTTACAAATGCCCCAGCAtctatatttatttacaaaagaACCAAATTGTTTTAGTCTTTAAATAACTAACTGATTAATTTATTAGGGATTTTCTTTAATgtctatattaaaataatt is part of the Quercus robur chromosome 9, dhQueRobu3.1, whole genome shotgun sequence genome and harbors:
- the LOC126700407 gene encoding disease resistance protein RPV1-like; this translates as MEISALLGVLGLFSLLRWLHNVEGGSVEVATQPPPSTSSHEKETPMTSTSSSTHWWEYDVFLSFRGLDTRRNFTSHLYQALCDKQIYTFMDDKLRRGEKISEELLNTIKRSKISIIVLSENYASSKWCLDELVWILECRKNLGQLVLPVFYRIDPSEVRKQKGKFGVELVEHEINFEDDIGKVQIWRAALNEVGNLSGFHYDNICPESQFIQEIIERISSKIFSRTHLYIAQYTVGLDSRATEIEKLLNIESNDTRMVALIHGFRGIGKTTIAKAVYNKIGDVFEGSFFLENVKERSQTNDGIIQLQEILLSKFLGDGNLKVDNISRGITMIMERLRHKRVLLVLDDVDEKKQIENLLGRIDWLAPGSRILITTRDKYAVLTTLEQYTLIYKD